The DNA window ggtcAGCATGAAACGAGCGCCTTGGGGAGCTAATAAAAGCTGTAGTgtagaagaccaggaacacccggctctgTGCTCACTTAAAACCAAgtgcttcctgctttgacctatatTTCAGAAACCCGCGCAATTGGCAAGCAGCGCGATAATGAGGTGGACGTCATTGAAAGAGCAATCGCAAGAGTGATGTTGAGAGTATTCTTCCCCTTCACAGAAATGAGCGACTGGATTGGACGTTCTGTCCTACGTCGGCGATCGATGATTAAAGACCCAAACGAAATGAAGTGGGTCgaacacgtgatgcgtttcgaCGACAACCGCTGGACAAATGCAGCGAACTACTTGGTTATGCGATATTAAACACATCACAAGAAGATCGTCGATCCGGTGGTCGGACCgtctcccaaaaaaaaaacttgatgcTGTTCATTTTCAAAGCGGAAGAATGAACTGGTGGGCGACTTTTACATGCGATCGGAATAAACGGAAGTATTACTAGCGCCCTTTTAGGCAAATCGACGAACAGCGGTAGTCCAAGTCAAGAAAGTGGCCCTCAGAGTATTATAAAGACTGTTCACGAGCGTAAACTGAATGATTCAGAGTTATTTCAAGCAGAGATACTTCAGGTATACTGGGAACAAATCACTGCGTAAGAAAAACGAGGAACTGACAGAAATGAGAAGTCTGCTTGATTCACTTCTTCCGTTTCTCTTCTCTGCTCTTTGGACACTAACATTTATAGCCCACTACTGGATGCGTGTGCCCAAACGACATCCTCTAAGGTTGCTGATTTCATGCTGCTTCTCTTTCAGAACTAAAAtatctatcttttttatttattttttttttgatttctatcgTTAGCATAAGCTGTTGATGATGATAGTGCGTGGAAGAGTTGGCTTACATTCTGGAACCATAACAATCTTTCCATCCAAGAATTGAAAGCTGCGAAACATCTGGCACAAAATTGTGCATCTTATCTACCCCCTACTTACTAGTGCGCACTACCTTTCCAGCATCTGGACATTCCAGGTAGCTAGAACGAAACTGCGAAGTTGCCTGTGTTAGGAAATATCATACATTGTCTGAACTTTAACAGAactttttttgtcgaaaaagaagaacattttaAGAAGAATAAACAATTATCAAAGAATTTGCAGCCGtcacaaaaacacaaatacaaaaaagttcAATTCTCGTAATTTGCTTAATCTATCAAGTTCACACAGAATGTGACAACAGCAATGATGATGCATTAGAAAAATGTTGAGTTCAAAGAACTGAGTCGGTAAAATAGTTGGCAAAGCtgtaaagaaggaaaaattaagtACCTATCAATCATGTACTCAGCTCCAATGAGAACTCGAGGGGTTAAAATCGGAATAAGGACCACGATTGTTCTGTTTAGAGCAGCGCGTAATATGCCAATAGCATTTTCAATGTTTGTCTTGTACTGCCAAGCTGGCGTAGGTTCCTATGACGGATGTGAATTgctatatatacacatatacaaaTGATAAAATTTGACTTCTACCTGTGTTCTATCATCATGACAACTGAGAAATCCTAAATCGTGAATTCCCGTGAAAATTGCAATCAACTTCCATTCGTACATCCACACCATTCTCTGTAGAACACAGTAATACGTAAAAGAAAGCAGTAGTAAGCCAACGTAGCGCAGTAGCAAGAGATCATCATCGACACCGAAATCTTAgtcagaataaaaataaataaaaatcttgaTTCTGCAAGGTCAGTGGTTTAGTATCGCACAGACCTCCAACTTTTCATACCTCTGTGTTTCGGTAAACTGGTGCCATATTTCTCTGTGAGGATTACTTTACTGATACATCTCAGCCAATGCAATCTGCATTAAAATcgatttcaacaaaattatcATTGCTAACCAAGTAAAATGGCCAGATTTTACTAAATGAACAGTTAACATTGAAAAATGACTCAGAGGGAATGACATCTTCTCCTTGACGTTGGAGTGCACATTTCCTGAACCAAATTCTATCGCAAGTTCGCTaacaaaaacagcaaattGTCTTAGTGTCTTCATCCACAACAGAGGTTCATTAATGCTTTTTCTGTTTGCATTGCGAAAGAACTGCTAAGGCATAAACGGATGAAATTTCACATGTAAAAGGAAGAGTAGAAGTTTTGTGCACGACACACAATTAGACAAGCTATGATGAATACGTGGTATGAGTATCTTTTCGCAACAAGACATGTAGTAAGGACCGAAAGATAAGTATCAAAGCTATTCGTAGCTCCCTACCCCTTTCATCTTTATGCGGTTGACCAGATCCTCCGCTTGACGTGGTAAATCCTCACTGTTCGTCCACGGTACTGCAACGTTGAAACTGGCCTTTGCACTTCCTTTTCCGTAAGAGACTCCTCCTATTTGGGGATTAAGTTCTCGTAATATGTCTGTAAAAGGTAGATGAAAATGTGAAGAGGAGATGGATTTGTGCTGTGGCCATGATAAAGCTGGTGTCCATGGACAAAAACAATCCATTCAATACAGAATCTATGAAGGTGCTTCTCTAATTATTTATACTATACAACATAGACGCTTTTGATTGGGAACACTTTTCTTCCAGTACCTCCAAGCACTTATACGTTTGAGGAAAGTTGTCTTTAAATAAAGACAAGATAGAGAAAAGATTCCCCTTGATTAGTGCAATTCATGAGATATAAGTGAACTTTGGATTTGCCATCGCaaacgggaaaaaaatcagaagaaaagaacaagttGTAGTTTTCTGTTCCTTATACCTTCAGTTGAGATAAAAGTTATGTGCGTAGATGACGTACTTGCAATAGTAACGTGTTGCGATAGAGACTCATCTGCTCCGGTAAAAAATGAGTTACCCGGAAAGATATCTGCCATTTCGCCGTCGTAGTTTGTTGAGTGCAAACCAATCTGAATTGTACTGCGGTTTTCAGTGTTCAGTTAACGAAACTCATTCTTATCATGTTTTAACAGTTTACAGTCACAAAGATATTATATATTTCCTGTATTTTAAATACCACAGATTTTTAACGGTTCCAAAATGATGATAGTATCACagttgaaaacaaaatattcttgTGCGCTTAAACGAATACCATTAACgtttgaataatctgtttgctaagtcatatcttgtgggatgacgaagCGTTTGAGAGAgaagattacacgtgtctctGATTTGTCCAGGCTCTGAggaacgttagccagaataaagataacaatcttggttctgctcaaaaagtactacacaatcaaactctaggATGCCTAGAGTTCAGATTCAAAGAAGGATTCAAAGAAGGACTctagattcaaagaaggtcgaacttggaacttactcAACGACGTACCGGTAAACTTCGTTCGACTCTTGAAAGAAGTCCTTTTGTTAAGACAGAAGATCGTCTCAGAAAGGCAagccatccatttcttccgcCGATGTTTACGATGTCACTTGATACCTAACTTCATCGCAAAGAAACGCCTACACGAAACATGCGGACTCAGAAAGGAAAGCAAGAGATCGAAACCCGCATCTTGAGAGTGGCAATGAAGACCAAACAAGACCATATCTTTTCTATGCTGACCAATTGTGTGTTCAAAGAGCAGTGTTGTCAACTCTTGGTGGCGGACGTTCTTTGGAGGAGAATCGTGGGTGAGTCAGAGAACGTATGTGATCCTGTTCGCTCTAAGGGATAGTCAAAGCTGCAGGAGAAAGTGCTTGGCAGAGTGCTAGATTATAGGCAAGGTCAGAGATCGCAGCTACCAGTTAGCACTAACCATTCGAGCCTAAGCCACCGAATCTCGAACGCCGCACCAGAAAATGCACCCTTTCAACCTCGTGGGTCACTTATAGGTGATGTATTTCTCTCTAAGAATGCGCTTTCAGTTTTAGACTTAAGCCTCAGTTTCGCTCCATCTCAGTCAATAGGTCCCGTGCTATCGTGCAAGATAGTGGGCAGCCTACAATTGGTTCATGAACGTCTGCGATTGAGAGCCAAAGAGGAACAGCAAGACGGAGGACAAGAAACCTCTAGAgttccaatttttctcctaTCCCTTTCCCTGCATCATTGCACAAGCCGCAGGAGGCAAATTGACACTGTAGACACTAAGTTTCGCTTGTTTGCTACGTCTGTTTTCTCAATTCTCTCCGGGTACTCACACAAACGCGCTTTTGAAAATCTAACACTCACTCACGTAAAGGTTGCTTGACATTTGCTCTCAGGGGAAGATCAAAATCTCTGACAGTGATAGAGAAGGAAAACCTGCAGTGATTTCAAGTGAACTGAACAGGGCTATAACGAAACTTCACCTTACGGACAATAGTCTAAACCACCCTTCGTCGGCACATGAATTTGGCAGACAATATCGCCGCCTGAATAGGATACGGACAAAGACCGCAAAATCACTAgacttgaaataaaaaactatCAGGCATCTAAAATGTGATCGGTCCACCTGTCCGGTCCTTTACGTCATTATCAAGACCCACAACCTCCGCTGCCCACTTTAGTTCAAACAACCCAGGGGATTTTAAGGTTGGACCTATCATATATTGGAGGTCCCACTGACAGAATATCCTGGTTCCTCAACACTATTCTCAGCCAGCTAATCGAATACGCtcccgctcatctctcaaaatcaaaaatgctCATAGAGCACTTCCGCAAAGCGCGCCGTGATGGAGATTGTGACATCGAGTACTTCAAGCAACATCAGAGCTGCTTCTCGAACACTAGGAGACTCTTAACATGTATGGGTTTGCGatacagcaaataatgatgCTGCTAAGCGAATGTCCGAGATGTTCCGTAGTTCGCTGGTCTGGCCAATACTATAGGCAGATTAGAGGCTCGGTCATAGGACAAAGACATAAGCCATTGCTTTCATGtctaaagtgaaaaaaatccctacTGGAACGCAAACCTCTATTGTACTGCCGATACATAGATGCTTGTTGCATTATATGTCCAACACAAGCTGAAATGGACACTTGCTTCGATCTCTTAAATAAACCATCCCAGTACATAAAGCTCACGAGAGAAAAACCTAAAGACAATTGGTTgccgtttctcaatgtccaggttcatttgtgtaggggaaattggaaaacaaaatggtatcgaaaaccaagttgtcaaaacattctgattcactaccaatcggCGCACCCCTGGAGAACCCAAAAGTCATtcaatgaaaatatgtttatgaCACAGCCGCAACGGTTTCATATGAGGCTCAAAGGCGCATTGTCTCCGTAAACATAGCTAACCACATTGCTCAGTGCAATGGATACCCAACAAAGgtttctcattcaaatcggaGTTATGTAACTGGGCGGCGGTGGCACATGGTAGAACAAACAACAGTGATCCCCTTCTgcattccttttatttcggatgataTGATCAATGTagtgcgagcaagcttacGACGGGCGGGTCTGTAAGACTCAGTCAGAGTGGTGGACATGCCACCTGCGAATTTGGAGCAACAGCTACTCCGCAATCGTGACTATGACAGACTTTTTGGGACACAGACACAGACACCTAACTGCACCGTTTGTCCGAATGGGAGGAAGGGTGATTGCGGGAGTTATCTATCGGGACTATCTAGTTATCTAtctaatcacctgtcagttatgtggggctgTACAGTGGCGAAACAAGAAGACCACTATGTACCCGCATCAAGGAGCATCTAAACCGATTCGTAGAATCAAAAATatcatcccctttaggtgctcatcgcagacagtgtcatgacaacacctctttcaagatagctgtcacgatcttagcacgcgaatcaCTCAGTTCTGGCGCAAAAACaaatatcacggccaaaagtccaatcatgaatcgtaaagaagaatgcatcgctgtgaccaacgaactagcgccatatcaagacctttgcgggttttgacctacggggtcagaggcggtggcgtcgttactagttactacTAGCGGCGAAACTCTAACAagtggtggtccgctaacatcacgactTTGTAGCTATCGAGGCGCCATGATGGTCTGCTCTTCTGACGTTACCTTTGAGTAATCTGTTTcctaagtcatatcttgtggaaTGATGAgacgtttgagagagtagattacacgtgtctctgattttttcaggttctgaagaaggcgacgacgccgaaacgttagccagaataaagatcaataacaatcttggttctgctcaaaaagtagtacacaatcaaactctacgatgccaagattcgaAGAAGGTCAAATTTGGAACTTGTTAAACGAGTACCGttttttccaattaaaaaaaacattataaatGGAACACAACGTTGAGATTTTTCCCGAACACTCCCATTAAGCCTCTTGAACGGTTTTACAGGGTATCACTTTACTTCACTTCATGATAAAGGACTGCGATTTACTGATGTAGGGCGTGTTATTACAAGCACTCATCTTGAACCTTTCCCATACATTACTATTTGTAATTCCTAATAAGGTGCCGCGACTATCAGGTGGTTAACGCTACTCAACCTTGATACATTAGAGGTGATCATGACAGTTATTTTCTAgtatgttgttatttattacgcaTTTGGATAATTTTACTCCAAATTTAGAGATATAAttgaagatcaataccaatctacAGGTCAGGCaaatcaacagaaaaatttccttaCTGTGGTTCTAGATATCTTTCGCCTTAAAGTAAGTGTGGTAAACACTCACAGCAAACGAATCGCCCATGGCACCAATGTGTCTTATATCTGCAGGACGAACATGGTTAGCATCCTGTGGCACTTCAGCTGAGGGCTTCATGAGAGCAACATCACAAGAAAATTTACCACCAAGGCTCTTCATTCCTAATGATCCTTCTTTTCGCGAAAGAGATAGAAGTCTCCTCGTGAAGAGTATCTCTAATCACATCATGTTGTTTCTtataaaaatttctagaaactcACGTGACGGTTTTAACTTTTCCTTAAGTAACTGAATATATATAACATGGCTCCTACTGTTTTCATAAGTTGGCCTCTCATTCTCGCCTGAAACCTATCATGTAAAATATTGTAGTTTCTGCTTCATCAAGAAAATTGGTGGATTTTAAATGGGATAGCTGCTCCCATGTTGTGATACCATACAGATCATGTGTCACATGAATAGGTTGCACACCAGTTTGGTGATTAAACATTGATTAAGAAGTGGTAATTCGGATGTGCTCTAGACGACCGTTGATAGAAGCTTTACTgacaattaattaaaaaacgATCATGGTATAACAATCGTTAAGGCGCAACCCGCCATTACAGTACAACAATCGGTAAGGCGAGAATTTGGGACCGTATTGCAACAGCATCCCACGCATGCTTTGCTAGACTGGCGAGGAGCTTTTACTAGAGCTGATCAGCGGGAGGTCACTCCTCCTAGCaatttactttttgttttttatgtaTCAAAACACCTTCACAAATTTGTCGTAAGGAAATGTCCAACTTCTGTTCTTCATTTCGTAGAGATTGATTAACACGTTATAACACTCTGTCTTTTCATCTTAGTTTCGTTTACACCCACCTACAGCATAAAAAATGAATCCAAGGAGAACAGTTGTAGCAAAAGGAATACATAATATTCTTATAGCACATTTTAGAGGAACCCTCTTCCTGTAACGAGAACATGTCTGAAAATTGTCATCATCGTTTTAGCTCTGAATAAAAGTTGTGATCTAATATAGCACCTCACCTGCGtttcacaaacattttttttttttcagtaggaTCCAAAGCTACCAGATTTGGTACAACATATTGGTACTTGACATAAGTGAGCAAAGAATCTgttattttcataaatttcgaCAAGCATCCCTCAGTTGATGAAACCAATACTTACAGATTCTAAGTCTCCTAAATGAGCTCAACTAAAGCAAAGGAAAGCGACGTTTGAGCAACCGATTTGTCTGCTTACGAAGCTTTCACTTGGAGGAATGCAAGATCCTGCAACCACCCTAGCACCACACATTAAAAATATGAGCGACGCATCCGAGCATACTGTTTGCTGTAGGTATATAACATTTTTGTCTTAGttgtagaaataaaagaaataaagttgcAGCGAAGCCATTCAAGTGCGACAAAAGTAACAATATAGTTGGGAAATGACTGTCAAATTAGCTTGAAGAATATCAACATCGAGTAGGATGGAGTTCATAACACAACATGAAAATGTGATTACTTAAAATGTAACTTATGGCTGGCATAAATatagagaaaaattcgaaaagatgCTCATATACGTAATACAGAAATCACCTAGCAAAAAAATGCCAAGGAATTCGAAGTACCTATTTTAATGATTTACTGATTTCCACATCCATATTTCCAGTTAGTTAATAGTTAACTCTATCGATAGAACATTTCCTGTAGACATTATCACATACTCAGGCTACAACTCAGTACTCAGTTTCGTTGATTATTTTGAATGCGCTTCAAACGTAAGTAGTTTATTTGGCGCAATTTCCATTATATGGGGAGTACGTTCACTCCAGATCTAATCGCTTTCTCGAAAAACGACTGTTGTATTTCGGTCAAACGAAATTCACCAGCAGCAATGACAGACGATGCAAAGTAGTAAGATGACTGAGCAAAATACATATGTATTCTTATATGCGAGCAGAATACAGTAATAATAGGAGTTGAGACATTTTGAGCCGCAGAAGTTGgaaagataaagaaagatTGACCAGAATATTGGTTAGGACAAAATGACAAATAAGGCGTTGCGCATTCGTGAACAACGGGCAAGCAGATCTTTCATAGATAAGATTTGCAGAGGAGCTGCCACTACcttttttaaacattattttccattatttcccTACATATaagaaacattcaaaaaattcctgcTTTTTTCAAGACAGCATGAGTCAGTCAACCAAAATAACGCTAATAGAAACATTTATCATTAACATTTAGCAATTATTAActgcgagtgtagtgtagcggttagaagttccaCTCCCTACCCGATCGATCGGtcgttcgaatccaccctagtgctcaccaaacctttcatccctccggggtcgacaaattggtaccagacttgtctgggaggataaaaacactgacttgacacatcggctagccaccgcaagtcgttgtataagccagatacacgttcgtgaacctcaaacgattctgaattgaagtgaacgtggtggcgcatcccaagtggattgattatgCCAGATGCTTTATCATTTGCGAGCACTCATAAAATGGGAACGTGCGTTACAATAGAGGAATAAaatctttgttgtttgtttggaaACTCCCTTAAAGAAAACGCTAGCGGAAGTTCTACTCATTTTGTGAAGGCGCGTAAGTTATTTCGCTGGATGTGTATTCGCAGACGTCATGCAGACCAATActttttgtttactgtttgtttttgttgcattttttctcTACATGACATGGATTATCGCCAGTGATAAAAGACCTGTACATTAGTCGCGCTCGTCCCAGACAACAGACCGGTTTTTTGTGGGCCACTTTGTTTATAGATATGTACATGTGTCCTTACTAAAACAAAActtacatttttgtttttgctattGTTCACCTTTCACTCATCCACCCTTTACAACTATCTAGTTTCTTCCTATACCAAAACACTAGACAGTACGACAAAATAGCAAACTTCAGTCTTCTTAAAATAGCAGGACGTGTGGAAACACAGTGTGACACATAATGAAGTCCTCTTAATTCACCGTCATTATGTATGTCAAATCAAGAGCTGAAATCATCACTCATGATTCATCTGTCACCGCTtggttatttttcaaaacaaggaATATGCCGTAAACAATGCTGCCtaagaatgagaaaattgaTCTGTGGAGATAAATTTATCCAGATCGCCGCGAATTAcagcaatttcatttttcacactTCGTTATCCTTGAGCTCATGTCAATAACactcgtttcttttcttcttgagtgCGCATACGTGGCCAAAGTAGAATTTGACTGCATGTAATCAAGTGCAAAGACGGAAAGATCTTTGGAAGCACTTTCAAAGGTCTCCCTTTTTACAT is part of the Necator americanus strain Aroian chromosome V, whole genome shotgun sequence genome and encodes:
- a CDS encoding hypothetical protein (NECATOR_CHRV.G19031.T4) — protein: MKITDSLLTYVKYQYVVPNLVALDPTEKKKMFVKRRKRVPLKCAIRILCIPFATTVLLGFIFYAVGENERPTYENSRSHVIYIQLLKEKLKPSRMKSLGGKFSCDVALMKPSAEVPQDANHVRPADIRHIGAMGDSFAVSSDIVNIGGRNGWLAFLRRSSVLTKGLLSRVERSLPIGLHSTNYDGEMADIFPGNSFFTGADESLSQHVTIANILRELNPQIGGVSYGKGSAKASFNVAVPWTNSEDLPRQAEDLVNRIKMKGRMVWMYEWKLIAIFTGIHDLGFLSCHDDRTQEPTPAWQYKTNIENAIGILRAALNRTIVVLIPILTPRVLIGAEYMIDRIPKPCWLGNVIRDHRDYHVWDLNKMLKKIQYERKFECSGFAVVLQDFVDNVLDPVLNRNEEDQEIFYAHDLFHLSKYGNAVFATHLWNSLLDPVGSAATNFSDTTVTLKCPSEKLPYIRTLDNSF